TCGAGATCGGCAATCGGGTCGATGACAAACGCCAGTTTCATGCCACATCCTGCCCGACGTCGCTCGGGTGCTGCTAGACGTTTTGTATCGTACCGCGGCGATCGGCACGCGACTGCCTCAGAGACTGCAAGCCAGGCGATCGATCGGCGAAAGTTGACCGAGCTCCACTGGTAGGTTCCAACTCTCCGCTACAGGTGACGTTCGCCTAGGAAGCTGACTCTATCAAAAGTGCAACTTCTAAAATGTCAACAGAACCCAGTCCAGAGCGCCCTAAACTTCAGGACGGCAAGCCAGCCAGCAGCGGATCGAGTTTGCCCATAGCTTCCAGTTCGTACAGATCGTCACAGCCGCCGACGTGGCGACCATCGATGAAAATTTGGGGCAGCGATCGCCGGCCATTTGCACGCTCGGCCATCGCATCGCGCGCACTCTCATCGCCGTCGATAATGTACTCCCTATATTCAACGTTCTTTTTGGAGAGTAAAG
This region of Rubidibacter lacunae KORDI 51-2 genomic DNA includes:
- the grxC gene encoding glutaredoxin 3, producing MSANTEIYTWSYCPFCVRAKALLSKKNVEYREYIIDGDESARDAMAERANGRRSLPQIFIDGRHVGGCDDLYELEAMGKLDPLLAGLPS